In Miscanthus floridulus cultivar M001 chromosome 8, ASM1932011v1, whole genome shotgun sequence, the sequence TCCATTTTATTATTCTCCGGTTCCTATACAATAAAAGGATTTCTTCACAATAATATTGACATTTTTCCTTATATTCTAGTTGTCCCCTCACAATTTGTGGATAATATACACCCCAAACCCCAAGCTTGCAAGTTACTCCATTTTTCCTCCCATGGGCCCATCCTAGATAGAGGACGAGGGGGCTGCTTGATTGTACCAATAGCATGAAGAGAgcattaaggatgaaaacggatggGATGAATTCCGTCCCGTCCGCAACCGTATACCGTTTTTCCCCGttcgtttttgttttttttcgagATAAACAAAAACGGGATCGGGACCGAAAACGGTAAAGCGTTTATCCGTCCGTATTTGTGGTATCCCATTTTCGACCGGGATATCCTGTTTTTATTAAGTCCGGGTTAAGCTTGCTAAGAGCTCAGTCCATCCATAGAGCTGGCCCAACTTGGCCCAAGACACAACACCGCACCCGCACCCTCATCCCTAACGGCGACGCGGCCTCCCCCGCCCGCTGTCCTAACGAGACCAGCTAATGTCGCTGACTGGAGGACGAGGAGATCGTGGTGGCTGGAGTAGATGGTCACCGCGCTCACGCGTGGAGCGCGCCGCCGGCCGCGCGCACTACACCGGCTCTGACAGCCTGCTCACCACCGACGTGCTCCTGGCAATGCTGAATCGCTTCTTTTCATGAACGTCGATGTGCTCGCGCACGCCGGAACCATCGTAGGCCTAGCGTAGTTTGCACTGCAGCCTGCCATGCAGTGTCCAATTGCTAATTTGTACAAATTGTTGATAAAAAGTTATTGATTGGAGACTGCTCCGCATTTGATTATtgtcccgttcgctggtctgaaacttggctgaaactggctgattgtgtgagagagaaatactgtagcGGCTGAAAGATGCATAGTGATCTGTGAGAGGAACCAGCCGGCTGGTATGAtttgggtacccagctggggacattggttcacgaatcgccgctgagtcggtacgacttgtcttaactctagcatcgtagtaagaactgaaaaatGAAAGAATGAAGATGAAAAAAGAAaacctgattgcttaccacctgcttgaaagtagcacatgtgcttacatagaatgattagttaatgaaccaatagcggctattaataaaaatcgaatataagaacgcacgcttagtaatgcttcctacaaatgcaataaacccacaagccagatagccttgcatatccttaaagtcttttctttcctcctatcgggtaagtcttgctaagtacaattgagtactcagagttttattctccctgttgcaggtgacaggtggaggctagagctgacctttgtgtgtggattcctcctggtgggctcagagaggatttcctttacgctgctgATCATAGttcttatttataactctcaccaaatatttttataaatagtttTTATAACCTGTTGTCATAGTTCAGTTATCAATGTTTCTTCATGCCacgaatagatatttatttctactgtaattctgatcatatgtttatattccgttgttcaattaaattgttcataactctgataatatgattacattttgatgttatacaataactattatactatgatgttgtattaaaCGCGTTGTAAGAAATGGTCAAGAatgatgtaagttttattctcttatctgtgatcctaatggaaaatatagattttcgggttctcccctagggtgtgtccccatggaatcgagtaatttagtgttctcccttagggtgcttagtgtctaatgaaagacgagcactccggagaggcattagattagacggttctgccacaccattTGCTACTCAAGGGGTGTAAAACCGGGCTAAAATGTCTTGGAAGGTGCACTGGATACATGATAggcccccacccacccacctgcgccctctctctctcccatggCTTAATTAAATGAGGGTAAATCAATCACGGTAGGATGGAGGACTAAACTTTTGCCATGGATCTAAACACCCCTGCTAGACTAAAGTTTAGCAGGCAGATGGGGGCCACCAAAGCTATAATAGTCTGTTTTGGACTTTTGGTGGATCGGTCCTTTTTTTCCTCCTTTCCACTTTGTGTTCCTTCATGTGTGTGTTACTTGAATTGCAAAACATAGCATCTTGAACACATATAATCTACTTTATGCTTCGCTCATTTCTTCAAGAAAGGAAGAACAAAGGGTAGAGAAACATCACCAAACGGAGTAGAGATCCTCCAGCTTTTGCCAATGAGCTTCTAGTGGATTAGTTAAACTTTTTCTATGTGGAGATTAGTTGACAGTTGAGAGAGGAGCGACTGCTGCAAAATTTTAATATCAGCTCCACTATCTTAGCAAGATACCCTTCGCCCTCCATTTGGTGAAATgagtggccccgttcgcttcgctgaaaaaacaagccgaaacactgttctggctgaaaaaacaagctgaaaagtacggattataagacaagcgaacatggcaatAACAAACTATTCAGCACCTTGTCATGAGTTTGAGCATCTCTGGAACTTTGTTCCCTTATTATCTAAAAAATAATCGCTTTATGTCAAGCTCTCCCCTTCTTTTTCTGTAGTGAATACATGCAAATCTCCTTTCCTTCTTGAGAGAAAAGATTTCCTTTGTTCAATAAAATAATCAGCATATCTCAGGTATCTCTTGCAACATTAATAACTCAGTTTATAATTTGCTTGTAGATATGCATGATGTTAATCTCTAGTGCACTGCATCTAAGCAATATGGCACATTACAAGGGAAAATTTCGCAAAAATTAACCAATTCCACCTATGGCAATGTTTATCTTTACATTATGACATCAATTTTGCAACCCTTTGAAGGTTTCGGGATTAAATAGCCACATCTGAGTTCAATTAAAAAGATATATTTTAGGACGGATGGAGTAACCACATTAAACCTGTCTCAATCTCATGAAATCACCTAACCTTAGATGGCAACAATAACAAATATGTCAACTGAAGCTCATGGGATCCATTTTATTATTCTCCGGTTCCTATACAATAAAAGGATTTCTTCACAATAATATTGACATTTTTCCTTATATTCTAGTTGTCCCCCTCACAATTTGTGGATAATATACACCCCAAACCCCAAGCTTGCAAGTTACTCCATTTTTCCTCCCATGGGCCCATCCTAGATAGAGGACGAGGGGGCTGCTTGATTGTACCAATAGCATGAAGAGAgcattaaggatgaaaacggacgggATGAATTCCGTCCCGTCCGCAACCGTATACCGTTTTCCCCCGTTCATTTTCGTTTTTTTTTCGAGATAAACGAAAACGGGATCGGGACCGAAAACGGTAAAGCGTTTATCCGTCCGTATTTGTGGTATCCCGTTTTCGACCGGGATATCCCGTTTTTATTAAGTCCGGGTTAAGCCTGCTAAGAGCTCAGTCCATCCATAGAGCTGGCCCAACTTGGCCCAAGACACAACACCGCACCCGCACCCTCATCCCTAACGGTGACGCGGCCTCCCCCGCTCGCCGTCCTAACGAGACCGGCTAATGTCGCTGGCTGGAGGACGAGGAGATCGTGGTGGCTGGAGTAGATGGTCACCGCGCTCACGCGTGGAGCGCGCCGCCGGCTGCGCGCACTACACCGGCTCTGACAGCCTGCTCACCACCGACGTGCTCCTGCCAATGCTGAATAGCTTCTTTTCATGAACGTCGATGTGCTCGCGCACGCCGGAACCATCGTAGGCCTAGCGTAGTTTGCACTGCAGCCTGCCATGCAGTGTCCAATTGCTAATTTGTACAAATTGTTGATAAAAAGTTATTGATTGGAGACTGCTCCGCATTTGATTAAaaatcagaccagcgaacggcgcCTATGTGTTTTCATATCGATTATTATTAATCTAAAGTTCTGAACTTTCAAGCATTCGAGTAACTGGTTCAGCATATGCACGACCTGAACAAATTTTGCTACTAAGTACTGTCTGACAGTATTCGTTATTTGACCATAGCAGAAACATCAATCAATCAGAAGAACTGGTTTACCGTGATTCAGTGATCAACTTGCAGCCTGGAGTACTTATGACAGCAGAGAAACAATGGAATAATATTTATGTGTGATCTGCTAGGTGTATTATCTATTTACTTATGCACCTTGGTTTCTATATTTGAGCTATCATATGGGGCGTGCAATCCCAGCTTAAGTTTCTGCTTATCGTTCGTTTATGTCTATTTTCCAATCACATTTACCTGTTTTCGTATTACCGTTTATCCCGCTACCATTTTCGTTCCTGATTGTTTGGCTCCCGCTTCCCTTTCCATCAAAAAATATAAAAACGAAAACTGTAGAGCTATTTTGTATCGTTTCGATCCAATTTTCATCTAGAGCATGCCTAAACAAGACACCAACAAGACAGCAAGGTCAGATTTTTTTtattaacacttttttaaaactattttcaaatatgacactgtttttttttaaaactaacacttttggtccaCGCCTATTCGCTATGGTGCGGCTGAAATCACGTTGCCGCGCCAAGCATGAGGGCACGGTAGGAGCCGATGAACTCTTTAGCAGTGTGAAAAATAGGACGTGGCGTGGAGATTTGAAACTAACCCGGCCGACTCCAAACTTTCACGTTTTAAATAGGACGGATCCTACTGCATGCACAAGTAATAATACTATACGGTGAAAGTTAGTAGGAGTCTGCTCCTATGTTTTTTTacaaaaagaacaaagaaaaTGATTTGATCAATCGAGTTGTGCGTGACAAAGCATCCATGGTCATACATGTACTTCTTGAAGAAATAAACAATGGATCCGTCTGATGCATGTAGGATGAATGAACATACAAAAAAAAAGATTAGTGTGCCGATGCGTGGTACTGGTGTCGTCCTAACACTAGTAATAATATACATAATTCTGATGACGAGTTCTAGTAAAAATCACGAGTAACACACGCACTGCACGTGCCTCCATGAGGCGTGACccgaagagagaggagggggtaaAAGTGCTGTGTACTGGGTCAACCGGTAGGGTAGGGTGGCGGCAAGGCGTTACTGCGTTACTGACCCGACCGGCGCATCGACGAATCTTGGGTGCCCTTTGTTGCCTGACGCACGCGTGTGTGGCTGAACAAAACAGGGGAAGCGCGCTGCAGAGAGCGGTCGGTCACGTGAAGTGCTGTGGCCGGCGGGAGCATTGCCGCGCCAGCCTccatggcgcgtcagtgccgtGCCTAGATCCGCGGCGCGTCAGTGCCGTGCCTAGATCGCAACCCCGGCCACGTCAGCGTTCAGCGGCCCTGGTCGGTGCCACGTCATCGCTCCTACCGCACCCCATATATGGCGCGGCAACGTGATTTCGCCGCGCCTTGCGAAATAGGCGctggtcaaaagtgttagttttgaaaaaaaaaaacagtgtcatATTTGAGAATAGTTTTagaaaagtgttaaaaaaatttGCGAGGTAAAATGGAGTGGGAGAGAGGAGGGCGCTTCTCTAGGCAGTGCCGGTGAGTGGTGAGGTGAGAGGCATGTGACCCTCTTCACTCGCGTGACCCTCTTCATCACTCgcttctccaaaagaagtcacgCACCAAAAACCACCAAAGAAGGCGCCTCCCTCCAGGACCGTCTCCTCGCCCGCTCCTCTCTCCCGTTTCTCCCCTTCTCTGGGCTCGGAGAATCGGAGAGAGGCGCGCGCGGCCATGGCGTCCAGCGCCTCTCGGTTCATCAAGTGCGTCACGGTCGGTGACGGCGCCGTGGGCAAGACCTGTATGCTCATCTGCTACACCAGCAACAAGTTCCCCACTGTGAGCACTTCGTTCTCTCCCTTATCCCAGTTTCTAGTTGCAAGAAGGTTGCTGTGTGATTTCCCGTGAACTTAGGGGATTTCATTCCAAGCCATGGTCTTTCCCTGATTCTGTTTTCTTGAGGACGCTGTGCTGTGCAAAAGCCCGCACTTCCTCAGTTTACTTTGTGTTGCTTTATTGACTCCTGCAGTGGATTATTTTGTTGGCCTCTACGAGTAATTTTCGATTACTCGTTGCTGATCCATCGAATTTGTGTTCCGCAGGACTACATACCTACGGTGTTCGACAATTTCAGTGCAAATGTAGTTGTGGATGGCACCACGGTGAATTTGGGCCTTTGGGATACCGCTGGTAATTTTTAATGTTTTTATCTGTACTACTAGTATACATGTGCAGTCTATGTTTTGTTCTACTCAGCAGCAAATCGAAGTCGAAAAGTCTGCTTTTATTAGAGGATTCAGGATTCTTGGGGTAACTTAAAGTTCACATGATCACATCCTTCGCAGGGCAGGAAGATTACAACCGGCTGAGGCCTCTAAGCTACCGAGGTGCTGATGTTTTCGTGCTTGCATTCTCACTTGTGAGCCGAGCTAGCTATGAGAATATCATGAAGAAGGTGCTGAAATGTGctgtcttgttttttttttcatggtTTGGAATTTCCTAGAGGCCTGAATGTTTATCCTTTGCTCTTTACTCTTCAGTGGATACCGGAGCTTCAGCATTATGCACCTGGGGTGCCTGTTGTGTTGGTAGGCACAAAATTGGGTGAGTTCTGTTCACAACAAGAGCATGTTGATTCCACTTACTGTATATAGTTGGGCGGCTTTGGTTTATTATAGAATATTAGTCATCCTATCCTGTTAAGTCATAAGCGTCTATTTTTCTGTGCACTGTTGGAATTACTTTGGTTTTGGCTGCACTAGTAGTGAACCTTGCAATTTTGATATAAAAGTGATGTTATGATTTGTCTAGTTGCCAACCAAATGGACAAGGAGCCGGCCACAATTTTATCTTTCTACCAGTACAACTTAGTAAATGTGGGAAGCTTTAGTATGAACTGTGTGTGTTTATATGTGATTAATTGACACTTTGGTACCACTAAACACGAACTGCTAGCATCGTGCAGGAAAAATCACTTTAGTAAACCGTGAACTAGCTGCTTTTCACAATTTTTGTTCCTGTCAACACTCATCCAATTACTGCTTGGATGACGGACCCTAATATTTTCACCAGACATTTTTTTACTATCATCTTCCattaaaaaaaaacttacctTTCTCCGCAAAGATACTCCTTTGTTATAGAGTGTACTTacatatttgaaaaccatgttACTTACAGATCTTCGTGAAGACAAGCACTACTTGATGGATCATCCTGGATTGGTGCCTGTTACCACAGCACAGGTATATCTCCAGTATCTGTTATATGACAGTGTAATGCATTCTGTCATAGAGAATTTTGGTGACCTTGCTATTTGCGTCTTCTAGGGGGAGGAACTTCGTAGACAAATTGGTGCTATGTATTACATCGAGTGCAGTTCAAAGACACAGCAGGTAAAGTTGTTGCCAGGGAATTGTGTGCTCTTACTCTAGTATTTTCCCTTTTGTTGCATTATGAAATCTTGCCACTCAGTTGCATCCTGGACAATTGGCTTACTTTGGAATATTTCATTAACATGTAGAATGTCAAAGCTGTGTTCGATGCTGCCATCAAGGTAGTAATTCAGCCTCCAACTAAAttaagagaaaagaagaaaaagaaatcacGCAAAGGATGTTCAATGGTGTAAGTAAACACGCCTTTCAATACTGTTCCCTTCTCTCTTTTCTGCTTCCAAACAGGCAAACAGTATGCCCTACTGAAATATACAGCACCATTGCATTGTTCTTGTTTTTAACatagttttaaaaaaatatttcttcTTATTGCTTCCTGAATCATTGACATTATGATAATATACTTGTTCGTAGCTACTATCTACAATCATAAATTTAGTGTTTAACATGTATTTGTTTAATTAACTGTCCCTTTTTTTTGCTAGCAACTGTCCTTTCTTTAAATGTCAATGTTTTTTCTTGAGATGGAATATACTTAAGTTTTCATACAGAGGATCAGTGGATGCTGACTTCATTTCATTGCATATGAGAATGCATGTTCTATTGATTCATTGCGAGTTTGTGACCACATTAGTATGCCAGGACTAGCACTGAAATCGATTTGAGTGCTCTGCTTGGTGTTTTATAGTTTGTTGCCTCTGCCGCCGTCTTTTAATGCTTGATGCTGCTATTAAGAAACACCATGGTTACCTAAGTTTAGTTGCTCTTAAGTACATATGTGAAAGAGCATGCAGGATTCCTTAGCTGATGTGGTCTGTTACTTTTTAACACTATTTCTTGTATGCAACTGCAGGAACCTCTTCTGTGGAAGAAAAATGCTATGCTTCAAGTCCTGAATGATCGAAGGGGGTCTTACATGAACTAATACCATGAGTGTGCCCCTAAGTTTGCAAAGGTTGAAATCTCAATGTGCTTGTTGCGCATGTGTATATTTGCACCTTTGGTTATTAATCACTAGGGGTAGATGATTGAAACTAGTCTGCTTAAGCGTTGTGCGCTGCTGGTGTGGTTAGCTCTACTGTATGAGTTAGGCGGTTCGACAGAGGCCAAAGAGACAATGAGATTTTGTTCTTTCATGGCAATGTCACAGCTTT encodes:
- the LOC136478044 gene encoding rac-like GTP-binding protein 3, whose translation is MASSASRFIKCVTVGDGAVGKTCMLICYTSNKFPTDYIPTVFDNFSANVVVDGTTVNLGLWDTAGQEDYNRLRPLSYRGADVFVLAFSLVSRASYENIMKKWIPELQHYAPGVPVVLVGTKLDLREDKHYLMDHPGLVPVTTAQGEELRRQIGAMYYIECSSKTQQNVKAVFDAAIKVVIQPPTKLREKKKKKSRKGCSMVNLFCGRKMLCFKS